Proteins from a genomic interval of Thermoanaerobacterium thermosaccharolyticum DSM 571:
- the argH gene encoding argininosuccinate lyase — MKLWGGRFKGSVDKLMEEFNSSISFDIRLFKYDVEGSIVHAKGLNKAGVLSDDETNLIIDGLNEILKETDINHIPDDEDVHTYVERLLTEKIGDAGRKLHTGRSRNDQVATDVRLYLKDAIKDIGSDIKLLIETLQSIADEHNNTIMPGYTHLQRAQPVTFGHHMRAYVEMFKRDLSRLNDMVKRVNIMPLGSGALAGTSYNIDRRYVAELLGFDDVTLNSLDAVGDRDFVIEFLSFSSILMMHLSRFCEEIVLWSSREFDFIELDDKYSTGSSMMPQKKNPDAAELIRGKTGRVYGNLITLLTVMKGLPLAYNKDMQEDKEALFDTVDTLKICIEVFTGMIKTIHVKKSNMETAAKYGYMNATDFADYLVSKGIPFRKAHEITGKVVLYAIDKNCAIEDLSIKDLKSFCDSIDVDVYEAIDLKNSIRNKKTIGSPTLDEKEFR; from the coding sequence ATGAAGCTGTGGGGCGGTAGGTTTAAAGGTAGCGTTGACAAGCTTATGGAGGAGTTTAATTCCTCCATTTCTTTTGATATACGTCTTTTCAAATACGATGTTGAAGGGTCTATTGTACATGCAAAGGGTTTAAACAAGGCTGGTGTATTAAGCGATGATGAAACAAATCTCATTATAGACGGCTTAAACGAAATACTTAAGGAAACTGATATAAATCATATACCAGATGATGAAGATGTGCACACATACGTTGAGAGGCTTTTAACAGAGAAAATTGGAGATGCTGGGCGAAAACTCCATACCGGAAGGAGCCGCAATGATCAAGTGGCTACCGATGTAAGGTTATACTTAAAAGATGCTATAAAAGATATCGGAAGTGATATAAAACTTCTTATAGAGACGCTTCAAAGTATAGCCGATGAGCATAACAATACAATTATGCCCGGCTACACGCATTTGCAGAGGGCGCAGCCTGTCACTTTTGGACACCACATGCGGGCATACGTGGAGATGTTTAAAAGGGATTTATCAAGGCTTAATGACATGGTAAAAAGAGTAAATATAATGCCATTAGGCTCCGGTGCACTTGCAGGTACTTCGTACAATATAGACAGAAGGTATGTAGCAGAGCTTTTAGGATTTGATGATGTAACATTAAATAGTTTAGATGCTGTTGGCGATAGAGATTTTGTCATAGAATTTCTAAGCTTTTCGTCAATTTTAATGATGCACCTAAGTCGCTTCTGTGAGGAAATTGTACTATGGTCCAGCAGAGAATTTGACTTTATAGAGCTTGACGATAAATATTCGACAGGAAGCAGCATGATGCCTCAGAAGAAAAACCCTGATGCTGCAGAACTGATTCGCGGGAAGACAGGAAGGGTGTATGGAAATTTAATAACTTTGCTTACAGTTATGAAGGGACTTCCTCTTGCTTACAACAAGGATATGCAGGAAGATAAAGAAGCACTTTTTGACACTGTTGATACGTTAAAAATCTGCATTGAAGTATTTACAGGCATGATAAAGACAATCCACGTGAAGAAAAGTAACATGGAAACAGCGGCTAAATACGGCTATATGAATGCTACAGATTTTGCGGATTATCTCGTATCTAAGGGGATTCCATTTAGAAAAGCACATGAGATAACCGGTAAAGTTGTGCTGTATGCAATTGATAAAAATTGCGCAATTGAAGACTTATCAATTAAAGATTTAAAATCGTTTTGCGATTCTATAGATGTAGATGTTTATGAAGCCATTGATTTAAAAAACAGTATAAGAAATAAAAAAACTATAGGTTCTCCAACTCTGGATGAAAAAGAATTCAGATAA
- a CDS encoding iron dependent repressor, metal binding and dimerization domain protein, translated as MGDFFQAFVKDTGKAIGKNLIKRHNTIIELLKTLGIEENHLLEETEKIEHTISENTLQCFTNFIEFLKANKDVKKRLSEYISSKK; from the coding sequence ATGGGAGACTTCTTTCAAGCCTTCGTTAAAGATACAGGTAAAGCAATAGGAAAAAATCTTATAAAAAGGCACAATACCATAATAGAACTTTTAAAAACATTAGGAATAGAAGAAAATCATCTTTTAGAAGAGACAGAAAAAATAGAGCATACGATAAGTGAAAACACGCTTCAATGTTTCACAAATTTTATCGAATTTTTAAAAGCAAATAAAGACGTAAAAAAAAGATTATCCGAATACATAAGCTCAAAGAAATAG
- a CDS encoding desulfoferrodoxin, which produces MTNLFGVYKCKECGNTVEVLNAGDGTLTCCEKPMEEQIVNTVDASKEKHVPVILKDGDTVTVKVGSVEHPMEEKHYIEWISILADGIYMRKMLKPGDKPEATFKTDASKIQAWAFCNLHGLWTSEV; this is translated from the coding sequence ATGACAAACTTGTTTGGTGTTTATAAATGCAAAGAATGCGGAAATACAGTTGAAGTGCTGAACGCTGGAGATGGAACATTGACATGCTGTGAAAAGCCGATGGAAGAGCAGATAGTAAATACAGTTGATGCAAGCAAAGAAAAGCACGTACCTGTAATATTGAAAGATGGCGACACAGTCACCGTAAAGGTTGGCAGTGTAGAACATCCAATGGAAGAGAAACACTACATAGAATGGATTTCAATCTTAGCTGACGGAATATATATGAGAAAGATGTTAAAACCAGGCGATAAGCCAGAAGCTACATTCAAGACAGATGCTTCAAAGATTCAAGCATGGGCATTTTGCAATTTACACGGTTTATGGACTTCAGAAGTTTAA
- a CDS encoding ArsR/SmtB family transcription factor: MEGSSLENHKIDVEKNFKKYEKIADKLKAIAHPYRLCIVKGLIDGECNVTTIQECLNLPQSTVSQHISKLKSAGIIEGTRNGLEICYRVVDNDIVKIVKLLLND, translated from the coding sequence ATGGAGGGATCTTCACTGGAAAATCATAAGATAGATGTTGAGAAAAATTTTAAGAAATACGAAAAAATAGCAGACAAATTAAAAGCAATCGCACATCCATACAGACTATGCATCGTAAAAGGCCTTATAGATGGGGAATGCAATGTTACAACGATACAAGAATGTTTAAATCTACCTCAGTCAACAGTGTCTCAGCACATTTCAAAATTGAAATCTGCCGGTATAATTGAAGGCACCAGAAATGGACTTGAAATATGCTATCGAGTTGTAGACAATGACATCGTAAAAATAGTCAAGCTTTTATTAAATGATTAG
- a CDS encoding Nramp family divalent metal transporter — protein sequence MKNVDIVSLTDFIASNKKASNYLIIKRIKDIIRYLGPAFIVSVAYIDPGNFATNISGGAVFNYSLIWVILWSNIMAIFLQYLSAKLGIATGKNLSEMCGLVFSKTTNILLWIVSEIAAIATTMAEFLGGALGIYLLFKIPLTIAGIITGIVTFCITYLQKFGQRIIEVIIEVLIGVICVAYAFEMFLAKPDWLEVGLHTLVPSIANGDALFIAVGMLGATVMPHVIFLHSQLVQKRNYKLNLNQKRHHLRMEKIDIVIAMNIAFIVNAAMVIVSAAVFFKEGVIVNSIEDAHRSLEPLLGSFSSMAFAVALLSSGFSSSAVGTMAGETVMDGFINIKFPIYLKRLVTIIPSVALIFMGVNPMKALIMSQVALSFALPFAIIPMLLITSKKEYMGDFANKLTTTIVGWAISLFIISLNAILLYTTFKAVM from the coding sequence ATGAAGAATGTAGATATAGTAAGTTTGACAGATTTTATTGCAAGCAATAAAAAAGCAAGTAATTATTTAATTATAAAAAGAATAAAAGATATTATAAGGTATTTGGGGCCTGCATTTATTGTAAGCGTGGCTTATATAGATCCCGGAAATTTTGCAACGAATATAAGCGGCGGTGCTGTATTCAATTACAGCCTTATATGGGTTATATTGTGGAGTAACATAATGGCAATTTTTTTACAGTATTTATCGGCTAAGCTGGGAATTGCAACAGGAAAAAATTTATCGGAGATGTGTGGATTGGTGTTTTCTAAAACGACAAACATTTTGTTATGGATTGTTTCAGAGATTGCTGCGATTGCTACTACAATGGCTGAGTTTTTGGGTGGTGCCCTTGGAATATACCTTCTTTTTAAGATACCTTTAACTATCGCAGGGATTATTACGGGTATTGTAACATTTTGCATAACATATTTGCAGAAATTCGGACAGAGAATTATTGAGGTTATCATTGAAGTATTAATAGGTGTAATATGTGTAGCATACGCATTTGAAATGTTTTTGGCAAAACCGGACTGGTTGGAGGTGGGCCTCCATACACTGGTTCCATCAATTGCAAATGGTGATGCACTGTTTATTGCTGTAGGAATGCTTGGGGCCACTGTAATGCCTCACGTAATATTTCTCCACTCTCAATTAGTGCAAAAGAGAAATTACAAACTGAATTTAAATCAGAAAAGACATCACCTTCGTATGGAAAAAATAGATATAGTAATTGCTATGAACATTGCTTTTATAGTCAATGCAGCAATGGTGATAGTTTCTGCCGCTGTGTTTTTTAAAGAAGGTGTTATCGTAAATTCTATTGAAGATGCTCATAGATCATTAGAGCCTCTTTTAGGGTCTTTTTCAAGCATGGCTTTTGCAGTAGCTCTTTTATCATCGGGGTTTTCGTCATCTGCTGTTGGTACTATGGCAGGGGAGACAGTCATGGATGGTTTTATTAATATAAAGTTTCCAATTTATTTAAAGAGGCTTGTTACTATAATACCTTCAGTGGCTTTGATTTTTATGGGGGTAAACCCAATGAAAGCTTTAATTATGAGCCAAGTCGCATTAAGCTTTGCACTTCCTTTTGCCATTATACCGATGCTTTTAATAACATCTAAAAAAGAGTATATGGGGGATTTTGCAAACAAATTGACAACTACAATCGTGGGGTGGGCTATATCACTGTTTATCATTTCATTAAATGCAATTCTTTTGTATACCACATTTAAAGCTGTAATGTAA
- a CDS encoding argininosuccinate synthase encodes MLKGEKVVLAYSGGLDTSVIIPWLKENYECDIIAACIDVGQGSELNSIKEKALLSGASKIYVEDVKDEFVENYIFPTLKAGAVYEGKYLLGTSFARPLIAKKLVEIAHKEGAKAIAHGATGKGNDQVRFEVSIRALDPSIKIIAPWRIWEFKSREQEIDYAKKKGIPVPVTKEKIYSVDNNIWHISHEGGDLEDPWNEPKSSLYDIIVPPEKAPDEPEYVVLEFEKGLPVKVNGKSYSNPAKMIEELNLIAGRNGIGIADIVENRLIGMKSRGVYETPAGTVLYAAHKELEYLVLDKETIRFKDIVAQKYADLVYNGLWFSPLRESLDAFVDVTQQNVTGTVRLKLYKGSIINAGSKSPYSLYNEEFVTFGEDEVYNQKDAEGFINLFGLPLKIKALMEMNRKEDFNEAVGR; translated from the coding sequence ATGTTAAAAGGAGAAAAAGTAGTATTAGCATATTCAGGAGGTCTTGATACATCTGTTATTATACCTTGGCTTAAGGAAAACTACGAATGTGATATAATAGCAGCTTGCATAGATGTAGGTCAGGGAAGTGAACTTAATAGCATAAAAGAGAAAGCTTTATTAAGCGGTGCCAGCAAAATATATGTTGAAGATGTTAAGGATGAGTTTGTGGAAAACTATATTTTCCCTACATTAAAAGCTGGTGCTGTATATGAAGGCAAGTACCTTTTAGGTACGTCATTTGCAAGGCCTCTTATTGCCAAAAAACTTGTAGAGATAGCACATAAAGAAGGAGCGAAGGCTATTGCTCATGGCGCTACAGGAAAAGGCAATGATCAAGTGAGATTTGAAGTGTCCATACGAGCGCTGGATCCATCCATTAAGATAATAGCGCCTTGGAGGATATGGGAATTCAAATCAAGAGAGCAAGAGATAGACTATGCAAAAAAGAAAGGCATACCTGTACCGGTAACAAAAGAAAAGATATACAGCGTCGACAATAATATATGGCACATAAGCCACGAAGGCGGTGATCTGGAGGATCCGTGGAATGAGCCTAAAAGCAGCTTATATGACATTATAGTACCACCAGAAAAAGCACCAGATGAGCCGGAGTACGTTGTCTTAGAATTTGAGAAGGGACTGCCTGTAAAAGTAAATGGAAAATCCTACAGCAATCCAGCAAAGATGATAGAAGAGCTTAATTTGATTGCCGGAAGAAATGGAATAGGGATAGCTGATATTGTAGAAAATAGACTTATAGGTATGAAATCCCGTGGTGTTTACGAAACACCTGCAGGTACAGTTCTTTATGCAGCCCACAAAGAATTGGAGTATTTGGTGCTGGATAAGGAAACCATAAGGTTTAAAGATATAGTAGCTCAGAAATATGCTGATCTTGTGTACAATGGATTGTGGTTTTCGCCACTTAGAGAATCCCTTGATGCATTTGTCGATGTGACACAGCAAAATGTCACTGGAACAGTTAGACTGAAACTTTATAAAGGCAGTATAATAAATGCGGGTTCAAAATCGCCTTATTCTCTTTACAATGAAGAATTTGTCACATTTGGGGAAGACGAAGTGTATAACCAGAAAGATGCAGAAGGATTTATAAACTTATTTGGGTTGCCACTTAAGATAAAAGCATTGATGGAGATGAACAGAAAGGAAGATTTCAATGAAGCTGTGGGGCGGTAG
- a CDS encoding CoA-disulfide reductase: MKVVIVGGVAGGASAAARLRRLDENAEIILFEKGEYISYANCGLPYYIGEVIKEREKLIVQTPEAMSKRFNIDIRTLSEVTKIIPSEKTVIVHDIQNNKTYKETYDKLILSPGAEPIKPPMPGIDGKNIFTLRNIPDTYRIKDFVDYNKPKKAVVVGGGFIGLEVAENLKEVGLDVTVVELADHVMAPLDYEMASIVHQHLRDKGINLILKDGVKEFQHKNNSTTVVLNSGKTIDTDMVVLGIGVRPDIKLAKDAGLAIGDRGGIKVNEYLQTSDPDIYAVGDAIEVKDYINGSYTLIPLAGPANKQGRIAADNICGRNSKYDGTQGTSVAKIFDLTVAATGNNETILKRAGIDYEKVIIHPNSHASYYPDALPMTIKLIFKKEDGKILGAQIVGFDGVDKRIDVIATAIRANMTVYDLEELELSYAPPYSSAKDPVNMAGFAASNILRGDISVFHWDEIENIDMSKSIILDVRTDMEYELGNIKGSINIPVDELRENLDKIPKDKNIYVYCQVGLRGYIACRILMQNGFKSVKNLSGGYKIYETATSDSSDITIRYDDEQTECGMCISSDKKKLDDSIITLEIDACGLQCPGPIMQTFNAIKNLKDGDILKIKASDPGFENDIKTWCQRTGNTLLDLYHEGRTIVAKIKKNTNDKKVEVSQNSEKNDKAIIVFSGDLDKAIAAFIIANGAAAMGRKVTLFFTFWGLNILRKPEKVSIKKDFLSKMFGMMMPRGSKKLKLSKMNMLGIGPKMIRYIMNKKNVASLENLIKQALKNGVRIVACNMSSDIMGITKEELIDGVELGGVASFIGAAEQSDTTLFI, from the coding sequence ATGAAAGTTGTAATTGTTGGGGGCGTTGCTGGCGGCGCTTCTGCTGCAGCAAGATTGAGAAGACTTGATGAAAATGCTGAAATAATACTCTTTGAAAAGGGAGAATATATATCTTACGCTAACTGCGGTTTGCCGTACTATATAGGCGAAGTGATAAAAGAACGTGAAAAATTAATCGTTCAAACACCTGAAGCTATGTCAAAGCGATTTAACATCGATATAAGGACATTGTCAGAGGTAACAAAGATAATCCCCAGCGAAAAAACAGTGATTGTTCATGATATACAAAATAACAAGACGTACAAAGAAACTTATGACAAATTGATTTTATCACCAGGTGCAGAGCCGATAAAGCCTCCAATGCCAGGTATAGACGGTAAAAACATTTTTACACTTAGAAACATTCCAGATACCTATAGGATAAAAGACTTTGTCGATTACAACAAACCTAAAAAAGCTGTTGTAGTAGGTGGCGGTTTTATTGGTCTGGAAGTTGCAGAAAATCTTAAAGAAGTCGGATTAGATGTCACCGTAGTTGAGCTTGCTGACCATGTGATGGCACCTCTTGATTACGAAATGGCTTCTATTGTTCATCAGCACCTGAGGGACAAAGGCATAAACCTAATATTGAAAGACGGTGTCAAAGAATTCCAGCACAAAAACAACTCAACAACTGTAGTATTAAATAGCGGAAAAACCATCGATACCGATATGGTAGTTTTAGGAATCGGTGTAAGGCCGGATATCAAGCTTGCAAAAGATGCAGGTCTCGCAATCGGTGATCGTGGAGGCATTAAAGTCAATGAATACCTGCAAACATCTGACCCAGATATTTACGCTGTAGGTGATGCTATTGAAGTGAAAGATTATATAAATGGCAGCTATACATTGATACCGTTGGCAGGTCCCGCAAACAAACAAGGCCGCATTGCTGCAGACAATATTTGCGGAAGAAATTCCAAATATGATGGCACACAAGGCACTTCTGTTGCAAAAATTTTCGACTTGACTGTAGCAGCAACGGGAAACAATGAAACAATCCTAAAAAGAGCTGGAATAGATTACGAAAAAGTCATAATACACCCTAATTCACACGCAAGCTACTATCCCGATGCTTTGCCTATGACTATTAAACTTATATTTAAAAAAGAAGATGGAAAAATCTTAGGTGCTCAAATAGTCGGATTCGATGGTGTTGATAAGAGAATTGACGTAATAGCTACAGCAATTCGGGCAAATATGACGGTATACGATCTGGAAGAGCTTGAATTATCCTACGCACCTCCGTATTCATCGGCAAAAGACCCTGTAAATATGGCAGGCTTTGCAGCTTCCAATATATTAAGAGGTGATATAAGCGTATTCCACTGGGACGAAATTGAAAACATAGATATGTCAAAATCCATTATACTTGACGTAAGGACAGATATGGAATACGAGCTTGGAAACATCAAAGGCTCTATAAATATACCCGTTGATGAGCTTAGGGAAAACCTCGATAAAATACCTAAAGATAAAAATATATATGTTTATTGTCAGGTAGGTTTAAGAGGATATATAGCATGCAGGATACTTATGCAAAATGGTTTTAAATCTGTTAAAAACTTAAGTGGCGGATACAAGATATATGAAACTGCAACGTCAGATTCCAGTGATATTACCATAAGATACGATGATGAACAGACAGAGTGCGGTATGTGCATATCATCTGATAAAAAAAAACTAGATGATAGCATCATCACATTAGAAATTGATGCATGTGGCCTACAATGCCCCGGTCCCATAATGCAGACATTTAACGCAATAAAAAATCTAAAAGACGGAGATATATTAAAAATCAAGGCTTCAGACCCGGGTTTTGAAAATGACATAAAAACTTGGTGTCAGAGAACAGGAAATACGCTTCTGGACTTATATCATGAGGGAAGGACAATTGTCGCTAAGATAAAAAAGAATACCAATGATAAGAAGGTTGAAGTAAGTCAAAATTCAGAAAAAAACGACAAAGCAATCATTGTATTCAGCGGAGATCTTGACAAAGCCATTGCTGCGTTTATAATAGCAAACGGAGCTGCCGCTATGGGTAGAAAAGTTACATTGTTTTTCACCTTCTGGGGATTAAATATATTGAGAAAACCCGAAAAAGTCTCTATAAAAAAGGACTTCTTAAGCAAAATGTTTGGTATGATGATGCCACGAGGTTCTAAAAAGCTAAAGCTATCTAAAATGAATATGCTGGGCATAGGGCCGAAAATGATAAGATATATAATGAATAAAAAGAATGTAGCATCATTAGAGAATTTAATAAAGCAGGCACTTAAAAATGGAGTAAGAATTGTTGCATGCAACATGTCATCTGATATAATGGGTATAACTAAAGAAGAACTTATAGATGGTGTTGAATTGGGCGGTGTGGCATCATTTATAGGCGCAGCAGAGCAGTCAGACACGACGCTTTTCATATAA
- a CDS encoding VTT domain-containing protein → MSLIKVGIDIVLHLDKYLGTIIQTYGMATYLIIFLIIFFETGLVVTPFLPGDSLIFAAGAFAAIGSLNVFTLFIIVSAAAILGDTVNYHIGKFIGEKIYEADNLKLIKKEHLIEARNFYEKYGNMTIVLGRFIPIIRTFVPFVAGIGEMNYLHFLTYNALGGIAWAALFSFGGYYFGNLEVVKTHFGFVTIAIIVISLIPAVITFLRKK, encoded by the coding sequence ATGTCATTGATAAAAGTCGGAATCGATATTGTACTTCATCTTGACAAATATTTAGGCACCATCATACAGACGTATGGCATGGCAACATATTTGATTATATTTTTAATAATTTTCTTTGAAACAGGGCTTGTTGTAACGCCATTTTTACCTGGTGATTCACTTATATTTGCTGCAGGTGCATTTGCAGCAATAGGCTCTTTAAATGTATTTACTTTGTTTATCATCGTATCAGCGGCTGCAATTTTAGGTGATACTGTAAATTATCATATCGGAAAATTTATTGGAGAAAAGATATATGAGGCAGATAATTTAAAATTAATAAAAAAAGAGCATCTGATAGAAGCTAGAAACTTTTACGAGAAGTACGGCAACATGACAATAGTTCTTGGAAGATTTATACCAATAATAAGGACATTTGTGCCGTTTGTTGCAGGAATAGGCGAAATGAACTATCTTCACTTCTTGACGTACAATGCATTAGGCGGTATCGCTTGGGCTGCATTGTTCTCATTTGGTGGATATTATTTTGGAAACCTTGAGGTTGTAAAAACTCATTTTGGTTTTGTAACAATTGCTATAATTGTAATATCTTTAATACCTGCTGTTATAACTTTCTTAAGAAAGAAGTAA